A single window of Nocardioides baekrokdamisoli DNA harbors:
- a CDS encoding cation diffusion facilitator family transporter yields MSHDHDHGSSHGHDHGISENADGRYLASALGLLVAYMVGEVVVAFVSHSLALLSDAGHMLTDAGAIGVAIWAMRLAARPARGAWTFGWKRAEILSALANGVSMLVIAAVVAVEAIRRLATTNTAVNGTAVLATALVGVVVNIAAAWLLARANRSSLNVEGAYQHILTDLYGFIGTIIAAAVILTTGWAKADAVASLVVVALMLKASWGLLRDSGRVLLEAAPAHIDMDAIREHLLAVDHVTDVHDLHVWTVTSDLPSLSAHLVIQDGCFNDGHAAEILAQVHQCLDGHFEVDHSTFQLEPESHGEHEHTVHA; encoded by the coding sequence GTGAGCCACGATCACGACCACGGGTCCTCGCACGGGCACGACCACGGCATCTCCGAGAACGCCGACGGCCGCTACCTCGCAAGCGCCCTCGGCCTGCTGGTCGCGTACATGGTCGGCGAGGTCGTCGTCGCGTTCGTCTCGCACTCGCTGGCGCTGCTCTCCGACGCCGGCCACATGCTCACCGACGCCGGTGCGATCGGTGTCGCGATCTGGGCGATGCGACTGGCTGCTCGTCCGGCGCGTGGCGCCTGGACGTTCGGCTGGAAGCGCGCGGAGATCCTCTCCGCCCTCGCCAACGGCGTCTCCATGCTGGTCATCGCCGCCGTCGTGGCGGTCGAGGCGATCCGCAGGCTCGCCACCACCAACACCGCCGTCAACGGCACGGCGGTGCTCGCCACGGCGTTGGTCGGTGTCGTCGTCAACATTGCTGCCGCTTGGCTGCTCGCCAGGGCAAACCGATCGAGCCTCAACGTCGAGGGGGCGTACCAGCACATCCTGACCGACCTGTACGGCTTCATCGGCACGATCATTGCTGCGGCCGTGATCCTCACCACCGGCTGGGCGAAGGCAGACGCGGTCGCGTCACTGGTCGTCGTCGCACTGATGCTGAAGGCCAGCTGGGGTCTGCTGCGCGACTCAGGTCGCGTACTCCTCGAGGCCGCTCCGGCACACATCGACATGGACGCGATCCGGGAGCACCTGCTGGCCGTCGATCACGTCACCGACGTCCACGACCTGCACGTCTGGACGGTCACCTCCGACCTCCCCAGTCTGTCGGCGCATCTGGTCATCCAGGACGGGTGCTTCAACGACGGTCACGCGGCCGAGATCCTCGCGCAGGTGCACCAGTGCCTCGACGGGCACTTCGAGGTCGACCACTCCACGTTCCAACTCGAGCCCGAGAGCCACGGGGAGCACGAGCACACCGTGCACGCCTGA
- a CDS encoding carboxymuconolactone decarboxylase family protein yields MNAPRIAPGGVRELGLPIWTFSRIAGRVTDTEPPAIFTTLGRGRGLFWGWLHFAGKLMPGGTLPRRQTELVILRVAALRDCAYEFEHHSLLGRRAGVSAEDLVRVREGSGADRWSEAEQLLMQTAEELVTTKDLSDATWERLRGAYDERGALEVVLLIGHYDMLATTLMTLRLSPDRRRSGRGR; encoded by the coding sequence GTGAACGCCCCGCGGATCGCGCCCGGTGGCGTACGCGAACTCGGCCTGCCGATCTGGACTTTTTCCCGGATCGCGGGACGGGTGACGGACACCGAACCTCCGGCGATCTTCACCACGCTGGGACGCGGTCGAGGGTTGTTCTGGGGCTGGTTGCACTTCGCCGGCAAGCTGATGCCGGGCGGCACGTTGCCTCGTCGCCAGACCGAGTTGGTGATCCTGCGGGTGGCGGCGCTCCGCGACTGCGCGTACGAGTTCGAGCACCACTCGTTGCTGGGCAGGCGTGCGGGGGTCAGCGCCGAGGATCTCGTACGCGTGCGCGAGGGGTCGGGTGCTGACCGATGGTCGGAGGCCGAGCAACTCCTGATGCAGACTGCGGAGGAACTCGTCACCACCAAGGACCTGTCGGATGCGACCTGGGAGCGGCTGCGCGGAGCGTACGACGAGCGCGGGGCGCTCGAGGTGGTCCTGCTCATCGGTCACTACGACATGCTCGCGACGACGTTGATGACGCTGCGACTCTCGCCCGATCGCAGGCGGTCAGGACGCGGACGCTGA
- a CDS encoding SDR family oxidoreductase — protein sequence MRPPVKSVDGALVLVTGAASGIGRAVASRSAAEGARLVLTDINAVELGRFAAELMAAGHDVVDATALDLSDHVVVRAWAERLTAEVGSMDVVMNVAGISSWGTISAMPHSTWRRIVDVNLMGPIAVLEYFVPPMIEARRGGQIVNVSSAAGIIGMPWHAAYSASKFGLRGVSEVLRFDLARHRIGVSLVCPGGVDTGLVRTIEIAGVDKASPRFLKLREGFRKHAVSPDRAAASILRGMKKNRFWVYTSTDIRLAHLLQRYFPPGYVLAMTILNRAANLALPAVKRAVRVEE from the coding sequence ATGAGACCTCCGGTGAAGTCCGTGGATGGTGCGCTGGTCCTGGTGACGGGAGCTGCCAGCGGCATCGGTCGCGCTGTGGCGAGTCGGAGCGCGGCTGAGGGCGCACGCCTCGTCCTGACCGACATCAACGCCGTCGAGCTGGGCCGTTTCGCTGCCGAGTTGATGGCTGCGGGTCATGACGTGGTGGACGCTACGGCTCTGGATCTCAGCGACCACGTGGTCGTACGCGCCTGGGCCGAACGGTTGACCGCCGAGGTCGGGTCGATGGACGTGGTGATGAACGTTGCCGGCATCTCGTCGTGGGGGACGATCTCGGCAATGCCGCACAGCACGTGGCGGCGGATCGTGGACGTCAATCTGATGGGCCCGATCGCCGTCCTCGAATACTTCGTGCCTCCGATGATCGAAGCCCGTCGCGGCGGTCAGATCGTCAACGTGTCCTCCGCCGCGGGGATCATCGGGATGCCCTGGCACGCGGCGTACTCGGCTTCGAAGTTCGGGCTCCGCGGAGTCTCGGAGGTGCTTCGCTTCGACCTCGCCCGGCACCGGATCGGGGTCAGTCTGGTCTGCCCGGGCGGGGTGGACACCGGGCTGGTGCGCACGATCGAGATCGCCGGGGTGGACAAGGCGAGCCCGCGGTTCCTCAAGCTGCGGGAGGGCTTCCGGAAGCACGCCGTCAGCCCGGACCGGGCGGCCGCGTCGATCCTGCGGGGGATGAAGAAGAACCGCTTCTGGGTCTACACCTCGACCGACATCCGGCTCGCGCACCTGTTGCAGCGGTACTTCCCGCCGGGCTACGTCCTGGCGATGACGATCCTCAATCGCGCCGCGAATCTCGCCCTGCCGGCCGTCAAGCGCGCGGTTCGGGTGGAGGAGTGA
- a CDS encoding metallophosphoesterase family protein, with translation MKRPTRATLAAAAVAAAATVVVVPIVASATTDPSAVCAPQTAYLTHTQQMVQQSTAVLVAAESLPGATPFQRTHKAALITAAKAGLAAWSAQNTKAQAALIACEVAAKPAVTTTATVTANTTTTATATATATTTTTATVTAAPTFGPMTLAVVGDTACMPDDLTNSGISTGKCDGFSIGDNEAAPPSGSPTPSPAPNTATGMAGAYATVDQIEGWKPAAVALLGDEQYQTAKLSDFQESYDKDYGALKWLTRPAPGNHEYYGNNAKWGGEAPQDGLGYFSYFNGMDANGNPRAWGQAGDYNQGWYSYNLGNWHVISLNVECGAKTFGGTGAAATASSTTCDPTVAGSVAKAETDWLTSDLASDTATCTIAYWHQPTFSASGSTSVEGTKLGGAWWNLLYAHGHAIVLNGHEHLYARFAPMNASGAADSKGIPEFIVGTGGEALDKLPATPAANQVTAQAKAFGALKMTLNDNGTYAWSYQPSSVPVDDANAATDMAFSDSGTATC, from the coding sequence GTGAAGCGTCCCACCCGCGCAACCCTCGCCGCCGCAGCTGTTGCGGCCGCAGCCACGGTCGTGGTCGTCCCGATCGTGGCCAGCGCCACCACCGATCCCTCGGCCGTCTGCGCCCCGCAGACGGCGTACCTGACCCACACCCAGCAGATGGTGCAGCAGAGCACCGCCGTCCTCGTGGCGGCGGAGTCCCTGCCTGGCGCGACTCCGTTCCAACGCACCCACAAGGCAGCGCTCATCACGGCCGCCAAGGCCGGGCTGGCCGCCTGGTCTGCCCAGAACACCAAGGCGCAGGCGGCGCTGATCGCGTGCGAGGTCGCGGCCAAGCCGGCTGTCACCACCACCGCCACCGTGACGGCCAACACCACCACGACCGCGACGGCCACGGCGACCGCGACGACCACCACGACGGCGACGGTCACGGCCGCACCGACCTTCGGGCCGATGACACTCGCCGTGGTCGGCGACACCGCGTGCATGCCCGACGACCTCACCAACTCCGGCATCTCGACCGGCAAGTGCGACGGATTCAGCATCGGCGACAACGAGGCGGCGCCGCCGAGCGGATCACCGACCCCGAGCCCCGCACCGAACACCGCCACCGGCATGGCCGGCGCGTACGCGACGGTCGACCAGATCGAGGGATGGAAGCCCGCCGCCGTCGCCCTTCTTGGCGACGAGCAGTACCAGACCGCCAAGCTGTCCGACTTCCAGGAGTCGTACGACAAGGACTACGGCGCCCTCAAGTGGCTCACCCGCCCGGCCCCGGGCAACCACGAGTACTACGGCAACAACGCCAAGTGGGGCGGCGAGGCGCCGCAGGACGGTCTCGGCTACTTCTCCTACTTCAACGGCATGGACGCGAACGGCAACCCGCGCGCCTGGGGTCAGGCCGGCGACTACAACCAGGGGTGGTACTCCTACAACCTCGGCAACTGGCACGTGATCTCGCTCAACGTCGAGTGCGGCGCGAAGACCTTCGGCGGTACGGGCGCTGCAGCCACGGCGTCGTCGACCACCTGCGACCCGACCGTTGCCGGCAGCGTCGCCAAGGCCGAGACCGACTGGCTGACCTCGGACCTGGCCTCCGACACCGCCACGTGCACCATCGCGTACTGGCACCAGCCGACCTTCTCGGCGAGCGGTTCGACGTCGGTCGAGGGCACCAAGCTCGGCGGTGCCTGGTGGAACCTGTTGTACGCCCACGGCCACGCGATCGTGCTGAACGGCCACGAGCACCTGTACGCACGGTTCGCGCCGATGAATGCCTCGGGCGCCGCTGACTCCAAGGGCATCCCGGAGTTCATCGTCGGTACCGGCGGCGAGGCTCTCGACAAGCTGCCCGCCACCCCGGCTGCCAACCAGGTCACCGCGCAGGCCAAGGCCTTCGGCGCCCTGAAGATGACGCTGAACGACAACGGCACGTACGCCTGGTCCTACCAGCCGTCGTCGGTCCCGGTCGACGACGCGAACGCCGCGACCGACATGGCCTTCTCGGACTCGGGCACGGCCACCTGCTGA
- a CDS encoding alpha/beta hydrolase yields MLRRLLLPLALLASALAVVQPQAEASTTPVGTTLSVSSLPPTLWVPGTRQGWRITYTSTDAFGHVVPVTGEVMIPNGTPPRGGWPVISWAHGTSGLADACAPSRVGPADKARDFAYLKSWMSQGYAVVATDYAGLGTPGVPAYLHGLSESHNIVDIVKAARTFANAGPAWRQLARKYVIIGQSQGGGAAIYAARYATQLGGSALDYRGAVGTGTPANIEKTMLILGPHIPPVAALPAGITSYIGYILASLRHVHPELGIDSILTAEGKKYLALAEQQCVTQYETTVGATNLGDWFTAPTLSLPNFADVVSKYMAMPTSGYDKPFFMANGLIDTDVPMAITLAYVLQLVLNHQPVTFHTYPTDHNGTMAASLPDSEPFVRTLLR; encoded by the coding sequence ATGCTTCGCCGGTTGCTCCTCCCGCTCGCCCTCCTTGCCTCGGCGTTGGCCGTCGTCCAGCCGCAGGCTGAGGCGTCGACGACGCCTGTCGGGACGACGTTGAGCGTGAGCAGCCTCCCGCCGACACTCTGGGTCCCCGGGACCCGCCAGGGGTGGCGGATCACGTACACGAGCACCGATGCCTTCGGTCACGTCGTCCCGGTCACCGGTGAAGTGATGATTCCGAACGGCACGCCGCCACGCGGCGGCTGGCCGGTGATCTCCTGGGCGCACGGCACCTCCGGCCTCGCCGACGCCTGTGCCCCCTCACGCGTCGGTCCGGCCGACAAGGCTCGCGACTTTGCGTACCTCAAATCCTGGATGAGCCAGGGGTACGCAGTGGTCGCGACCGACTACGCCGGCCTCGGTACGCCGGGCGTCCCCGCGTACCTGCACGGGCTGAGCGAGTCCCACAACATCGTCGACATCGTGAAGGCAGCGCGTACGTTCGCCAACGCCGGGCCCGCGTGGCGTCAGTTGGCACGCAAGTACGTGATCATCGGCCAGTCACAGGGCGGTGGAGCGGCGATCTACGCGGCGCGGTACGCCACCCAGTTGGGCGGCAGTGCACTCGACTATCGCGGCGCCGTCGGCACCGGTACGCCGGCGAACATCGAGAAGACGATGCTCATCCTCGGCCCGCACATCCCGCCGGTGGCCGCGTTACCTGCCGGGATCACGTCCTACATCGGCTACATCCTCGCCAGCCTGCGGCACGTGCACCCCGAGCTCGGCATCGACTCGATCCTCACCGCCGAAGGCAAGAAGTACCTCGCGCTGGCCGAGCAGCAGTGCGTCACGCAGTACGAGACGACTGTCGGCGCGACCAACCTCGGTGACTGGTTCACCGCGCCGACGCTGAGCCTGCCGAACTTCGCAGACGTCGTCTCGAAGTACATGGCCATGCCGACGAGCGGATACGACAAGCCATTCTTCATGGCCAACGGCCTCATCGACACCGACGTCCCGATGGCCATCACGCTGGCGTACGTCCTCCAGTTGGTCCTCAACCACCAGCCGGTCACGTTCCACACGTACCCGACCGACCACAACGGGACGATGGCGGCGTCGCTGCCCGACAGCGAGCCTTTCGTACGCACTCTGCTCCGATGA
- a CDS encoding cation transporter produces MTQSAVKQALNLSYAAIAWTLVSGVVGVVVGVSAASTALVGTSADVLADMAASIVLVWRFRAEINGHPIGVKAEHIAERVAAAALCLVAVGIAVAASLSLASGEAAHGSVLSLAIPIASVLVLPLFAVAKYRLAVTVPSAALKVDGHITLVGAGMAVITLVGLALTKAYGWAWADPSAALVVAALALAVGARTFIASERD; encoded by the coding sequence ATGACGCAATCCGCTGTGAAGCAGGCGCTCAACCTCTCATACGCAGCGATCGCGTGGACGTTGGTCAGCGGCGTCGTCGGCGTCGTGGTCGGTGTCTCGGCCGCCAGCACCGCGTTGGTCGGCACCTCCGCGGACGTGCTGGCCGACATGGCTGCCTCGATCGTCCTGGTCTGGCGCTTCCGCGCCGAGATCAACGGACACCCGATCGGCGTGAAGGCCGAGCACATCGCGGAGCGCGTGGCGGCGGCGGCCCTGTGCCTGGTCGCGGTGGGGATCGCGGTGGCCGCGAGTCTCAGCCTGGCTTCTGGGGAGGCTGCTCACGGCTCGGTCCTGAGCCTGGCGATCCCGATCGCATCGGTCCTGGTCCTGCCGCTCTTCGCGGTGGCGAAGTATCGCCTGGCCGTCACCGTCCCCAGCGCGGCGCTGAAGGTGGACGGCCACATCACCCTCGTGGGAGCCGGAATGGCCGTCATCACGCTGGTCGGGCTCGCGCTCACGAAGGCGTACGGATGGGCCTGGGCTGATCCGTCGGCGGCGCTCGTCGTGGCTGCGCTCGCCTTGGCGGTCGGCGCAAGAACGTTCATCGCCTCAGAACGGGATTAG
- a CDS encoding helix-turn-helix domain-containing protein has product MTGEFGPLLAALGANLRAERVRRNLTQEAVAGRSGLAVTQLARMERGETDSGISKYVRVAAAIGISPVDLFWNVDLQVGGEDR; this is encoded by the coding sequence ATGACTGGGGAGTTTGGACCGCTTCTTGCTGCGTTGGGTGCGAACCTGCGCGCCGAGCGCGTACGCCGAAATCTGACCCAGGAGGCAGTCGCCGGTCGGTCCGGTCTGGCGGTCACCCAGTTGGCTCGCATGGAGCGTGGCGAGACCGATTCCGGGATCAGCAAGTACGTACGCGTCGCCGCGGCCATCGGCATCAGCCCGGTCGACCTGTTCTGGAATGTGGATCTGCAGGTGGGTGGCGAGGATCGGTAG
- a CDS encoding MmpS family transport accessory protein → MSDAPQPPQAPQTIIIKQKSHFFRNCLFVLLAGVAAIVVIVVVIVSGAKKAIDTANNTSHKVEYIAGGTAGSASLTFTTDGSTSTSQLQDQKLPWNKALNIKGDLLAVYQLMVQNTNMNSGNSATVTCEIKVDGKSVIKNQSSGVGAIASCDYTK, encoded by the coding sequence ATGTCCGACGCACCTCAGCCGCCTCAGGCACCGCAGACGATCATCATCAAGCAGAAGAGTCACTTCTTCCGGAACTGCTTGTTCGTGCTCCTCGCCGGAGTTGCGGCCATCGTCGTCATCGTCGTGGTGATTGTCAGCGGCGCAAAGAAGGCGATTGACACGGCCAACAACACGTCCCACAAGGTGGAGTACATCGCAGGCGGAACGGCTGGCAGCGCGAGTCTGACCTTCACGACCGACGGCTCGACCTCAACCTCCCAGTTGCAGGATCAGAAGCTGCCGTGGAACAAGGCGCTCAACATCAAGGGAGACCTGCTTGCCGTGTACCAGTTGATGGTCCAGAACACGAACATGAACAGCGGCAACTCGGCGACCGTGACATGCGAGATCAAGGTCGACGGCAAGAGCGTCATCAAGAACCAGAGCTCCGGCGTCGGAGCGATCGCAAGCTGCGACTACACCAAGTAG
- a CDS encoding L-threonylcarbamoyladenylate synthase, whose translation MARYIDVHPDNPQPRVIDQLVELLKDDQLIALPTDSGYALVSRLDNHDGKDRILTIRGLDDKHHFTLLCKDFSQLGTFVHVDNSVFRAVKGVTPGPYTFILEATKEVPRRLMHPKKKTVGVRIPDHAIVHALVEAMGEPLMASTLILPGETEPRSMGWDIKEELDHLVDAVVEAGECPAVPTTVVDFSEGEPEVLRVGAGDVTRFE comes from the coding sequence ATGGCCCGCTACATCGACGTCCACCCGGACAACCCTCAGCCGCGCGTCATCGACCAGTTGGTCGAGCTGCTCAAGGACGATCAACTGATCGCGCTGCCCACTGACTCCGGGTACGCGCTGGTGTCGCGGCTCGACAACCACGACGGCAAGGACCGGATCCTCACGATCCGCGGCCTCGACGACAAGCACCACTTCACGCTCCTCTGCAAGGACTTCAGCCAACTCGGCACGTTCGTCCACGTCGACAACAGCGTGTTCCGTGCGGTGAAGGGTGTGACACCCGGTCCGTACACCTTCATCCTCGAGGCGACCAAGGAAGTCCCGCGCCGCCTGATGCACCCCAAGAAGAAGACCGTCGGCGTACGCATCCCCGATCACGCGATCGTGCACGCCCTGGTCGAGGCGATGGGTGAGCCGCTGATGGCTTCGACCCTGATCCTCCCGGGCGAGACCGAGCCACGTTCGATGGGCTGGGACATCAAGGAGGAGCTCGACCACCTCGTCGATGCCGTGGTCGAGGCGGGCGAGTGCCCGGCTGTGCCGACAACGGTGGTGGACTTCAGCGAGGGCGAGCCGGAGGTGCTGCGGGTCGGTGCCGGGGACGTCACCCGATTCGAGTAG
- a CDS encoding 4-hydroxy-3-methylbut-2-enyl diphosphate reductase: MTDLAMPRVFSDDEKQVLLASPRGYCAGVDRAVVTVEKALDLYGAPVYVRKEIVHNKTVVGDLRARGAIFVDELDEVPAGATVVFSAHGVSPAVHAAAVERDLKTIDATCPLVTKVHHEAKRFAGEDFDILLIGHAGHEEVEGTMGEAPEHTQLVQGPEDVANIVVRDPARVVWLSQTTLSVDETLATVAAIRERFPELMDPPSDDICYATQNRQLAVKEISSGTDLVIVVGSANSSNSVRLVEVALEAGAAAAHRIDAADEIQDAWLEGVRTVSVTSGASVPEKLVEGVLAHLAAHGYPDARAVQSAEESLIFSLPAELRRDMKAAAAGHTF, translated from the coding sequence ATGACTGATCTGGCGATGCCCCGAGTCTTCAGCGATGACGAGAAGCAGGTGCTGCTCGCCTCGCCACGCGGGTACTGCGCCGGTGTCGATCGCGCCGTCGTGACGGTGGAGAAGGCGCTCGACCTCTACGGTGCGCCGGTGTACGTCCGCAAGGAGATCGTGCACAACAAGACCGTGGTTGGCGACCTGCGTGCCCGCGGCGCGATCTTCGTGGACGAACTCGACGAGGTGCCCGCCGGCGCGACCGTGGTCTTCTCAGCCCATGGCGTGAGCCCGGCAGTGCACGCGGCGGCGGTCGAGCGTGATCTCAAGACCATCGATGCGACCTGCCCCCTGGTCACGAAGGTCCACCACGAGGCGAAGCGGTTCGCCGGCGAGGACTTCGACATCCTGCTGATCGGACATGCGGGCCACGAAGAGGTCGAAGGGACGATGGGCGAGGCGCCCGAGCACACCCAGCTCGTGCAGGGACCCGAGGACGTCGCCAACATCGTCGTACGCGACCCGGCCCGGGTGGTCTGGCTCTCCCAGACCACGCTGTCCGTGGACGAAACCCTCGCCACCGTCGCGGCGATCCGCGAGCGCTTCCCGGAACTCATGGACCCGCCCAGCGATGACATTTGCTACGCCACCCAGAACCGTCAGTTGGCGGTCAAGGAGATCTCGTCGGGCACCGATCTGGTGATCGTGGTGGGGTCCGCCAATTCGTCCAACTCGGTCCGTCTCGTCGAGGTCGCGCTCGAGGCCGGAGCCGCTGCCGCGCACCGGATCGATGCGGCCGACGAGATCCAGGACGCCTGGTTGGAGGGCGTACGCACCGTGTCGGTGACGTCGGGGGCGTCCGTCCCGGAGAAGCTGGTCGAGGGGGTGTTGGCACACCTGGCCGCTCATGGCTATCCCGATGCGCGAGCGGTCCAGTCGGCGGAGGAGTCGCTGATCTTCTCGTTGCCGGCGGAGCTGCGCCGCGACATGAAGGCTGCTGCGGCCGGACACACCTTCTGA
- a CDS encoding TA system VapC family ribonuclease toxin, with protein MNVLVALFHEDGPEHARARAWWDESVRKGEPFTVPDVAWTGFLRVVTNRRLYDEAPDLAQAWAFVRAMSAHPQCLKHVPGPDTLMRCETATTQARRTGPDISDAYLAAVAMDYGATVVTFDRDFRKFDDLRVTELA; from the coding sequence GTGAACGTCCTGGTCGCCCTGTTCCACGAGGACGGCCCCGAGCACGCGCGCGCCCGTGCCTGGTGGGACGAGTCGGTCAGGAAGGGTGAACCGTTCACGGTTCCCGATGTTGCGTGGACGGGCTTCCTGCGGGTGGTGACCAATCGACGGCTGTACGACGAGGCCCCAGACCTCGCCCAGGCGTGGGCTTTCGTACGCGCCATGTCGGCTCATCCGCAGTGCCTCAAGCACGTACCCGGACCGGACACGTTGATGCGCTGCGAGACGGCCACCACCCAGGCTCGGCGGACAGGGCCGGACATTTCCGACGCGTACCTCGCGGCGGTAGCCATGGATTACGGCGCCACGGTGGTGACGTTCGATCGAGACTTCCGGAAGTTCGACGACCTGCGCGTCACCGAGCTCGCCTGA
- a CDS encoding antitoxin, translating to MRTTLAIDDGLLATAKHRAQQKNCTLGQLVETSLQAYLSAEIVDEAPPLLPVFRSAYRPGARAVVESPRALKEFLDDEDTEHLRSTGVL from the coding sequence ATGAGAACGACGCTCGCGATCGATGACGGTCTGCTTGCAACCGCCAAACATCGGGCGCAGCAGAAGAACTGCACCCTGGGACAGTTGGTCGAGACGTCGCTGCAGGCGTATCTGTCTGCCGAGATCGTGGATGAGGCTCCACCGCTCCTCCCGGTCTTCCGTAGTGCCTACCGCCCGGGCGCACGTGCCGTGGTCGAGTCGCCACGGGCACTCAAGGAGTTCCTTGACGACGAGGACACCGAGCACCTTCGCTCCACCGGAGTGCTGTGA
- the xseA gene encoding exodeoxyribonuclease VII large subunit, with protein sequence MALETTLEAPAPVRRIAMLLDEYVNRLGVIWVEGQIAQINRRPGMQTVFMTLRDTVADVSISLTCPRVIFDSLNPPLVDGASVVVQAKTSYYANRGTLSLAVRDIRTVGLGDLLAQLERRRQLLAAEGLFARELKRPLPFLPTVVGLVTSPNSAAERDVLDNARRRWPQVRFEVAYAAMQGPRSATEVIEALGRLERNPEVDVIVIARGGGSVEDLLPFSDEALIRAVAGVRTPVVSAIGHEPDSPLLDLVADVRASTPTDAGKLVVPDVGEELQRIAQARSRLTNGVESLIEREQLRLDTLRSRPVLADPMSLIAGQATEIQSLRDRARRRLEHGIDRAGDDIHHSRARVRALSPLETLRRGYAVVQDEAGHVVASVNEIAAGSRFAIRVADGHIAATADAVRKIEELTDAD encoded by the coding sequence ATGGCTCTGGAGACGACGTTGGAGGCTCCGGCCCCCGTACGCCGAATCGCAATGTTGCTCGACGAATACGTCAACCGCCTCGGGGTGATCTGGGTCGAAGGCCAGATCGCCCAGATCAACCGGCGGCCCGGCATGCAGACGGTCTTCATGACGCTGCGCGACACAGTCGCCGATGTGTCGATCTCGCTCACCTGTCCCCGGGTGATCTTCGACAGCCTCAATCCCCCATTGGTCGACGGCGCATCCGTGGTCGTCCAGGCCAAGACCTCCTACTACGCCAACCGAGGCACCCTTTCGCTGGCAGTACGCGACATCCGCACGGTCGGGCTCGGCGATCTGCTCGCCCAACTCGAACGTCGTCGCCAACTCCTTGCCGCCGAGGGTCTGTTCGCTCGCGAACTCAAGCGACCGCTCCCCTTCCTCCCCACCGTCGTCGGACTGGTCACGTCCCCCAACTCCGCCGCCGAGCGCGACGTCCTGGATAACGCCCGCCGCCGCTGGCCACAGGTCCGGTTCGAGGTCGCGTACGCGGCGATGCAGGGACCGCGAAGCGCCACCGAGGTCATCGAGGCACTGGGCAGACTCGAACGCAACCCCGAGGTCGACGTCATCGTGATCGCCCGCGGCGGAGGATCCGTCGAGGATCTGTTGCCGTTCAGTGACGAGGCGCTGATCCGTGCGGTTGCCGGAGTGCGTACGCCGGTGGTCAGCGCCATCGGCCACGAACCGGATTCGCCGCTCCTGGACCTGGTGGCGGACGTACGCGCCTCCACACCGACCGACGCCGGCAAGTTGGTGGTGCCGGACGTCGGCGAGGAGCTACAACGCATCGCCCAGGCGCGGTCACGACTCACAAATGGCGTCGAATCGCTCATTGAACGCGAACAACTCCGGCTCGACACCCTCCGGAGCCGACCGGTCCTGGCCGACCCGATGAGCCTGATCGCCGGGCAGGCGACCGAGATCCAGTCGCTTCGGGATCGGGCGCGCCGACGGCTCGAGCACGGCATCGATCGCGCCGGCGACGACATCCATCACTCCCGGGCGCGAGTTCGGGCACTGTCACCGCTCGAGACGCTGCGGCGCGGGTACGCGGTGGTGCAGGATGAGGCAGGCCACGTCGTGGCTTCCGTCAACGAGATCGCCGCCGGGTCACGGTTCGCGATCCGGGTGGCCGATGGCCACATTGCCGCCACCGCCGACGCGGTCCGGAAGATCGAGGAGCTCACCGATGCCGACTGA
- a CDS encoding exodeoxyribonuclease VII small subunit has protein sequence MPTDKRPTDAVPSYEAARAELVEVVQQLEAGGVTLEESLALWERGEALAKICQEWLDGAREKLAAARGDD, from the coding sequence ATGCCGACTGACAAGCGCCCCACCGACGCGGTGCCGAGCTACGAGGCAGCCCGTGCCGAACTGGTCGAGGTCGTCCAGCAACTGGAGGCAGGCGGCGTCACCCTGGAGGAATCCCTGGCGCTCTGGGAACGCGGGGAGGCACTCGCGAAGATCTGCCAGGAGTGGCTCGACGGGGCCCGCGAGAAACTCGCCGCAGCCCGTGGCGACGACTAA